One Solanum pennellii chromosome 10, SPENNV200 genomic region harbors:
- the LOC107001956 gene encoding protein MIZU-KUSSEI 1-like, with the protein MMMMRQYDQTCTLPRTSSSDSANNLILIASEYQSNSIVHHDSNNYLYNSPIPQKSRGRVKVNFKFFKFLLVKIISLRTMFPTCCTWLKYFPTTYLTHYNSCRKVTGTLFGHRRGQVSFAIQDNSTSSEPSFLIELAMSTTTLVKDMSSPLVRIALECEKRPRGSKQVKLSREPSWNMYCNGRKCGDALARACTDSDRHVLHTVRNVSVGAGVIPVVGDGRMGGELEGELMFFRANFERVIGNRDSEAFYMTNLDGIGGSELSIFLLRT; encoded by the coding sequence atgatgatgatgagacAATATGATCAAACATGTACCCTCCCAAGAACAAGTAGCAGCGATAGCGCCAACAACTTAATTCTCATTGCATCGGAGTACCAAAGTAATTCTATCGTTCATCACGATTCGAATAATTACTTGTATAATTCTCCTATTCCTCAAAAAAGTCGTGGTAGAGTCAAAGTCAACTTTAAGTTTTTCAAGTTTCTTCTTGTAAAAATTATTTCCCTCCGCACTATGTTTCCAACATGTTGTACGTGGCTTAAATATTTCCCTACGACTTATCTTACGCATTATAACTCATGTCGGAAAGTCACCGGGACTTTGTTCGGTCACCGGAGAGGACAAGTCAGCTTTGCTATTCAAGATAATTCCACGTCATCGGAACCGAGTTTTTTGATTGAACTCGCCATGTCAACTACTACTTTAGTCAAAGACATGTCATCACCACTTGTCCGTATCGCGTTGGAATGCGAAAAGAGGCCACGTGGCAGCAAGCAAGTGAAGCTCTCCCGAGAACCTAGTTGGAATATGTATTGTAACGGAAGGAAGTGCGGGGACGCGCTTGCGCGTGCGTGCACTGACTCCGACCGACACGTGTTACACACAGTGCGGAATGTGTCGGTCGGGGCCGGAGTGATTCCGGTGGTTGGTGATGGACGAATGGGCGGTGAGTTGGAAGGTGAGTTGATGTTTTTTAGAGCTAATTTTGAACGAGTCATAGGAAATCGTGATTCAGAAGCTTTTTATATGACGAATCTTGATGGAATTGGAGGATCCGAACTAAGTATATTTCTTTTAAggacttga
- the LOC107002571 gene encoding ribonuclease III domain-containing protein RNC1, chloroplastic, whose translation MELCSSFKPNSFDLSFSSSLSHFSIKAHVKSSNFGPRFHLLAVAVDPKGLPQNSPQRLLKELAERKKVVSPKRKVPPKRFILKPPLDDAKLAERFLNSPQLSLKSFPLLSSCLPCSRLNNADKTWIDEYLIEAKQCLGYPLESSESYGDDNPAKQFDTLLYLAFQHPKCERTNARHVRSGHSRLGFLGEYVLELAMCEFFLQRYPRDSPGPMRERVYALIGKRYMPRWIKNASLQNLIFPYDDMDKLKRLDREPPVKSVFWALFGAIYLCFGMPEVYRVLFEVFGMDPEAEDCQPKLRRQLEDVDYVSVEFEGRKLSWQDVATYKPPEDALFAHPRVFRACVPPGMHRFRGNVWDYTSRPQVMQTLGYPLAMNDRIPEITEARNIELGLGLQLAFLHPSKYKFEHPRFCFERLEYLGQKIQDLVMAERLLMKHLDAPGRWLQERHRRVVMNKFCGRYLREKNLHRFIIYSEEVQDAFEHNRRLRNPATTSVQQAIHGLSYAIYGKPDVRRLMFEVFDFEQIQPKAV comes from the exons ATGGAATTATGTTCATCTTTCAAACCAAACTCATTTGATCTCTCCTTCTCATCTTCATTGTCACACTTTTCTATAAAAGCCCATGTAAAAAGTTCCAATTTTGGTCCAAGATTTCATCTTTTAGCAGTTGCAGTAGACCCAAAAGGGCTCCCTCAAAATAGTCCCCAAAGACTTCTCAAAGAATTAGCTGAGCGTAAAAAAGTAGTATCCCCTAAGAGAAAAGTACCCCCAAAAAGATTCATACTAAAACCCCCTTTAGATGATGCTAAGCTAGCTGAAAGATTTCTCAATAGCCCACAATTGTCCTTAAAGTCATTTCCACTTTTGAGTTCTTGTTTACCATGTTCAAGACTTAATAATGCTGATAAAACTTGGATTGATGAGTATTTGATTGAAGCTAAACAGTGTTTAGGGTACCCTTTAGAGAGTTCTGAAAGTTATGGGGATGATAATCCAGCTAAACAATTTGATACTTTGTTGTATTTAGCATTTCAACATCCTAAGTGTGAGAGGACTAATGCTAGGCATGTAAGGTCAGGACATTCAAGATTGGGTTTTTTAGGGGAGTATGTTCTTGAATTGGCGATGTGCGAGTTTTTCTTGCAGAGGTATCCTAGGGACTCTCCTGGTCCAATGAGGGAAAGGGTGTATGCATTGATTGGGAAAAGGTATATGCCTAGGTGGATTAAAAATGCAAGCTTGCAGAATTTGATTTTCCCATATGATGATATGGATAAGTTGAAAAGATTGGATAGGGAACCGCCGGTCAA ATCTGTGTTCTGGGCTTTGTTTGGAGCAATATACTTGTGTTTTGGAATGCCTGAAGTTTATCGGGTCCTATTTGAAGTGTTTGGAATGGATCCTGAGGCTGAAGACTGCCAGCCCAAGTTGAGAAGACAGTTGGAAGACGTAGACTATGTCTCAGTAGAATTTGAAGGCAGAAAGCTTAGCTGGCAAGATGTTGCTACTTATAAG CCTCCAGAGGATGCTCTTTTTGCACACCCAAGGGTTTTTAGGGCGTGTGTTCCACCAGGCATGCATAGGTTCCGTGGTAATGTATGGGATTATACAAGCAGACCTCAAGTTATGCAGACACTGGGTTACCCATTGGCTATGAATGATAGAATTCCTGAGATTACTGAAGCCAGAAACATTGAACTTGGACTTGGTTTACAG CTCGCTTTCTTGCACCCGTCAAAATACAAATTTGAGCATCCGAGGTTTTGCTTTGAGCGGCTCGAGTATCTTGGCCAAAAAATCCAG GATTTGGTAATGGCGGAAAGGTTACTTATGAAGCATCTCGATGCTCCTGGGAGATGGCTGCAGGAGAGACACCGCCGTGTTGTGATGAACAAATTCTGTGGAAGATATTTGCGAGAAAAGAATCTTCATCGCTTTATCATATACAGTGAGGAGGTTCAGGATGCATTCGAGCACAATCGTAGGCTCAGGAATCCGGCTACAACTTCCGTTCAACAAGCTATCCATGGACTCTCTTACGCTATATATGGAAAGCCAGATGTAAGACGCCTCATGTTTGAGGTTTTCGACTTTGAGCAAATCCAACCTAAGGCGGTATGA
- the LOC107002297 gene encoding short integuments 2, mitochondrial-like isoform X1, translating to MEDSGFKLRERESDSNREREREMGGGGGGAAKGWLGQMGLTKSGGSINWYPGHMAAATRAIRQRLKLSDFVIEVRDARIPLSSANEDLQPMLSGKRRVIALNKQDLANRNLMHKWISYFNSHKQECLPINAHSRSSVHKLLDLVEFKLKEVMAREPTLLVMVLGVPNVGKSALINSIHQIALSQFPVQEKMKKARVGPLPGVTQDIAGFKIAHQPSVYVLDSPGVLVPSIPDIETGLKLALAGSVKDSVVGEERIAQYLLAVLNTRGTPLQWKHLVDRETKDPHHELENKPESVMKDLQNKGKKRMNKSNAYRVQDMVSEVQRTLCITLSEFGGSLEDESDLEILIEHQFEALQKALKIPHKASEARIMVSKKFLTLFRTGKLGPVILDDVPDASDSVS from the exons ATGGAAGATTCAGGGTTTAAgctgagagagagagagagtgatagtaatagagagagagagagagagatgggtggaggaggaggaggagcgGCGAAGGGGTGGTTAGGGCAAATGGGTTTGACAAAAAGTGGAGGAAGTATCAATTGGTACCCAGGGCATATGGCTGCAGCGACTCGTGCAATTCGACAGCGTCTTAAACTTTCTGATTTTGTAATTGAAGTTCGTGATGCTCGT ATACCGTTGTCGTCGGCGAATGAAGACTTGCAGCCGATGCTTTCTGGGAAAAGGCGTGTTATTGCTCTCAATAAGCAGGATTTGGCTAACCGCAACCTCATGCAT AAGTGGATAAGTTATTTCAATTCACATAAACAAGAGTGCCTCCCGATAAATGCACACAGTAGAAGTTCTGTACATAAG CTTCTTGATCTGGTTGAGTTCAAACTGAAGGAGGTTATGGCAAGGGAACCTACTCTCCTTGTCATGGTGTTGGGTGTTCCTAATGTTGGAAAATCAGCTTTAATCAACTCCATCCATCAAATTGCATTATCTCAATTTCCAG TGCaggagaagatgaagaaggCTAGAGTGGGGCCTTTGCCTGGTGTTACTCAAGATATTGCTGGATTCAAG ATTGCACATCAACCTAGCGTCTATGTGCTGGACTCTCCAGGAGTGTTGGTTCCAAGTATTCCAGACATAGAAACAGGGCTAAAGCTGGCTCTTGCAG GGTCTGTGAAAGATTCTGTAGTTGGTGAAGAGCGAATTGCTCAATACCTACTAGCAGTTTTAAACACCCGAGGCACTCCTCTTCAGTGGAAGCACTTGGTTGACAGGGAAACTAAGGACCCTCACCATGAGTTGGAAAACAAACCTGAAAGTGTTATGAAGGATCTTCAAAACAAGGGAAAGAAGCGAATGAACAAATCTAATGCCTACCGAGTTCAG GATATGGTTAGTGAAGTCCAACGCACACTTTGCATCACCCTCTCAGAGTTCGGTGGTAGTTTGGAAGATGAATCTGACCTGGAGATTCTAATCGAACACCAGTTTGAAGCGTTGCAGAAGGCTCTGAAGATACCTCACAAGGCTTCAGAAGCTCGGATAATGGTATCAAAGAAATTTCTTACTTTATTTAGAACAGGAAAACTAGGTCCTGTCATCCTAGACGATGTTCCCGATGCTTCTGATTCTGTATCTTGA
- the LOC107001868 gene encoding protein MIZU-KUSSEI 1-like, giving the protein MKQYEQTFPSTLPRTSSCNSSNKLIIPSNYLNSTNSSYTNSFIHRKNRGTIKVNFNFLKSLIKIISFHTMLPACMFINFPTHFTQNSCRKVTGTLFGHRRGHVSFAIQDHSTSSEPSLLIEFAISTSTLVKDMSSGLVRIALECEKMPRGSRQLRLLQEPKWAMYCNGRKCGHALARACTDSDRHVLRTVRNVSVGAGVIPVVGDGRKRGESEGELMYMRANFERVIGNCDSEAFYMMNLDGNGGPELSIFLIRT; this is encoded by the coding sequence atgaaaCAATATGAACAAACATTTCCAAGTACCCTTCCAAGAACAAGTAGTTGTAATAGCTCCAACAAGCTTATAATTCCATCAAATTACCTAAATTCAACCAATTCTTCGTATACTAATTCTTTTATTCATCGAAAAAATCGAGGCACAATCAAAGTCAACTTTAATTTTCTCAAGTctcttataaaaattatttccttCCATACTATGCTTCCAGCATGCATGTTTATTAATTTCCCTACACATTTTACACAAAATTCATGCCGGAAAGTCACCGGAACTTTGTTCGGTCATCGGAGAGGCCACGTCAGCTTCGCCATTCAAGATCATTCCACATCATCAGAACCGAGTCTATTGATTGAATTCGCCATCTCAACGTCTACTTTGGTCAAAGACATGTCATCGGGTCTGGTCCGAATCGCATTGGAATGCGAGAAAATGCCACGTGGCAGCAGGCAATTGAGGCTACTCCAGGAACCTAAGTGGGCCATGTATTGTAATGGAAGGAAGTGTGGGCACGCGCTTGCCCGCGCGTGCACGGACTCCGATAGGCATGTGTTGCGCACCGTGCGGAACGTGTCGGTTGGGGCGGGAGTGATTCCGGTTGTGGGTGATGGTCGGAAGCGCGGCGAGTCGGAAGgtgaattgatgtatatgaggGCTAATTTTGAACGAGTCATAGGAAATTGTGACTCGGAAGCTTTTTATATGATGAATCTTGATGGAAATGGAGGACCTGAGCTTAGTATATTCCTTATTAGGacttga
- the LOC107002297 gene encoding short integuments 2, mitochondrial-like isoform X2, whose amino-acid sequence MIHIPKLLDLVEFKLKEVMAREPTLLVMVLGVPNVGKSALINSIHQIALSQFPVQEKMKKARVGPLPGVTQDIAGFKIAHQPSVYVLDSPGVLVPSIPDIETGLKLALAGSVKDSVVGEERIAQYLLAVLNTRGTPLQWKHLVDRETKDPHHELENKPESVMKDLQNKGKKRMNKSNAYRVQDMVSEVQRTLCITLSEFGGSLEDESDLEILIEHQFEALQKALKIPHKASEARIMVSKKFLTLFRTGKLGPVILDDVPDASDSVS is encoded by the exons ATGATTCATATTCCAAAGCTTCTTGATCTGGTTGAGTTCAAACTGAAGGAGGTTATGGCAAGGGAACCTACTCTCCTTGTCATGGTGTTGGGTGTTCCTAATGTTGGAAAATCAGCTTTAATCAACTCCATCCATCAAATTGCATTATCTCAATTTCCAG TGCaggagaagatgaagaaggCTAGAGTGGGGCCTTTGCCTGGTGTTACTCAAGATATTGCTGGATTCAAG ATTGCACATCAACCTAGCGTCTATGTGCTGGACTCTCCAGGAGTGTTGGTTCCAAGTATTCCAGACATAGAAACAGGGCTAAAGCTGGCTCTTGCAG GGTCTGTGAAAGATTCTGTAGTTGGTGAAGAGCGAATTGCTCAATACCTACTAGCAGTTTTAAACACCCGAGGCACTCCTCTTCAGTGGAAGCACTTGGTTGACAGGGAAACTAAGGACCCTCACCATGAGTTGGAAAACAAACCTGAAAGTGTTATGAAGGATCTTCAAAACAAGGGAAAGAAGCGAATGAACAAATCTAATGCCTACCGAGTTCAG GATATGGTTAGTGAAGTCCAACGCACACTTTGCATCACCCTCTCAGAGTTCGGTGGTAGTTTGGAAGATGAATCTGACCTGGAGATTCTAATCGAACACCAGTTTGAAGCGTTGCAGAAGGCTCTGAAGATACCTCACAAGGCTTCAGAAGCTCGGATAATGGTATCAAAGAAATTTCTTACTTTATTTAGAACAGGAAAACTAGGTCCTGTCATCCTAGACGATGTTCCCGATGCTTCTGATTCTGTATCTTGA
- the LOC107002296 gene encoding thioredoxin reductase NTRC-like — translation MANTTPNITNSVGIGIRIRTKTRPASTSMAATPATLSTGHCIPTGLLVINSGTSRRGGAARVDSVNGHLTRSRASSFSIRAAAEVEPVGTSSSAQGIENLVIIGSGPAGYTAAIYAARANLKPVVFEGFQAGGVPGGQLMTTTEVENFPGFPEGITGPDLMDRMRRQAERWGAELYQEDVEFIDVKNAPFTVHSSERKVKCHSIIVATGANARRLGLPREDEFWSRGISACAICDGASPLFKGQVLAVVGGGDTATEEAIYLTKYARHVHLLVRKDQLRASRAMQDRVFNNPNITVHFNTETVDVVSNPKGQMSGILIRKADTQEESVLEAKGLFYGIGHSPNSQLLEGQVELDNSGYILVKEGTANTSVEGVFAAGDVQDHEWRQAITAAGSGCVAALSVERYLTSKNLLLEFHQPPTEEVKKELSEKDVQEGFDITLTKHKGQYALRKLYHESPRLMCVLYTSPTCGPCRTLKPILSKVIDEFDKDVHLVEIDITEDPEIAEAAGIMGTPCVQFFKNKEMLRTVSGVKMKREYREFIEANK, via the exons ATGGctaatactactcccaatattACAAACTCCGTTGGTATCGGAATCCGAATCCGGACCAAAACCCGACCCGCATCCACTTCCATGGCGGCTACTCCGGCGACTTTATCGACCGGTCACTGCATTCCGACCGGTTTGCTTGTTATCAACTCCGGTACGAGTCGACGGGGAGGAGCTGCTCGAGTTGACTCAGTTAATGGTCACTTGACTCGCAGCCGTGCGTCCTCGTTTTCGATTCGAGCTGCGGCGGAGGTGGAACCGGTCGGAACTAGTTCTTCAG CTCAGGGTATTGAAAACTTGGTAATAATAGGATCAGGTCCTGCTGGATATACAGCAGCAATTTATGCAGCTCGGGCTAATTTGAAGCCTGTAGTGTTTGAGGGGTTTCAAGCTGGTGGTGTGCCAGGAGGACAGTTGATGACAACAACTGAAGTAGAAAACTTTCCTGGATTTCCTGAGGGGATAACTGGACCTGACTTAATGGATAG GATGAGGCGACAAGCTGAGAGATGGGGAGCTGAATTGTATCAGGAAGATGTGGAATTTATTGATGTGAAGAATGCTCCCTTTACTGTCCACAGTAGTGAACGTAAG GTAAAGTGTCATAGCATTATTGTGGCTACAGGAGCCAACGCAAGAAGGTTGGGATTACCCCGTGAAGATGAATTTTGGAGCAGAGGAATTAGTGCCTGCGCAATTTGTGATGGAGCATCACCACTTTTCAAGGGTCAGGTCCTTGCTGTTGTTGGAGGTGGTGATACAGCTACAGAGGAAGCAATATACTTAACAAAGTATGCACGCCATGTTCATTTACTTGTCCGTAAGGACCAACTGAGAGCATCAAGAGCAATGCAAGACAG AGTTTTCAACAATCCAAACATCACTGTGCATTTCAACACTGAGACTGTGGATGTCGTCAGCAACCCAAAAGGCCAGATGTCGGGAATTTTGATCAGAAAAGCTGATACTCAGGAAGAATCTGTGCTCGAGGCAAAAGGCTTGTTTTATGGCATAGGTCATTCACCAAATAGTCAACTGTTGGAAGGCCAAGTTGAACTTGATAACTCGGGCTACATATTGGTCAAGGAGGGCACAGCAAACACATCTGTGGAAGGTGTATTTGCAGCTGGAGATGTCCAG GATCATGAATGGAGGCAAGCCATCACTGCAGCTGGCTCAGGATGTGTAGCTGCTCTATCAGTGGAGAGATATCTGACAAGCAAAAATCTTCTTCTTGAATTCCACCAG CCCCCCACTGAAGAAGTTAAGAAGGAACTCTCCGAGAAAGATGTACAAGAAGGTTTTGATATAACACTTACAAAGCACAAGGGCCAG TATGCATTACGGAAATTGTACCATGAGAGCCCAAGGCTTATGTGTGTGCTGTATACATCACCAACATGTGGTCCATGTAGGACCTTGAAACCGATTCTTAGCAAG gtcatagatgaattTGACAAGGATGTCCACCTTGTTGAAATTGATATTACTGAAGATCCAGAGATTGCTGAGGCAGCTGGGATTATGGGTACTCCATGTGTACAGTTTTTCAAGAACAAGGAGATGCTCAG GACGGTATCAGGTGTTAAAATGAAGAGAGAGTATAGAGAGTTTATTGAAGCAAATAAGTGA
- the LOC107002701 gene encoding zinc finger BED domain-containing protein DAYSLEEPER-like, producing the protein MATPKTPVTPAAPTENHEMVHEHEMGHEHEMGHEHDMRHELDMGHEHEMGHEHEMMHEHELMQEHELMQEHEMVEHEIVLGNEMVPGNGMVQDYEMIPGNEMVLAEPQPNYVETPETQPGKHRKKKSIVWEHFTIENVAVGTRRAQCKKCKQSFAYSTGSKVAGTSHLKRHIAKGSCPVVLRNQQNDQLTPYSAPPKMTGYGGSNGAPKRRYRTASTPYVAFDPDRCRQEISKMIIMHDYPLHMVEHPGFLTFVQNLQPRFDMVSFNTVQGDCVATYLREKQAIQKVIEGVPGWICLTLDMWSSHHTVGYVFITGQYVDSEWKIHRKILNVIMEPYPDSETAFSHAVAACLSDWSMEGKLFSVTINQPLGDAAIDNLRALLSVKNPLVLNGQLLVGNCLARTLGSIAQDAFKVVQGTVKKVRDSVKYVKTSESHEEKFIELKQQLQVPSTKMLTLDDRTQWNTTYEMLLAATELKEVFSCLDALDPDFKDAPSLEDWKQVETLCTYLKIFFDTANLLTAPTIPTTNTFFHEAWKIQLELARAAASEDPFTSRLTKMMQEMFDNYWKSCCLMLAIAVVMDPRFKMKLVEFSFSKIYGEEAAAYVKTVEEGIHELFNEYVALPLPLTPTYVEEVNGSGMRQEDGQGLDASCNGLGLTDFDVYIMETSSQQSRSELDQYLEESLLPRVHEFDVVGWWKLNRIKYPTLSKMARDILSVPVSTVTADSIFSTVSKEMDYYRCSLRPETVEALICAKDWLQNASLDTAPIPIKMEVPI; encoded by the coding sequence ATGGCAACCCCAAAAACACCTGTTACTCCGGCAGCTCCCACTGAAAACCATGAGATGGTCCATGAACATGAGATGGGCCATGAACATGAGATGGGCCatgaacatgatatgaggcATGAACTTGATATGGGCCATGAACATGAGATGGGCCATGAACATGAGATGATGCATGAACATGAGCTGATGCAGGAACATGAGCTGATGCAGGAACATGAGATGGTCGAACACGAGATAGTGCTTGGCAATGAGATGGTCCCGGGCAATGGAATGGTTCAGGACTATGAGATGATTCCAGGAAATGAGATGGTTCTTGCGGAGCCACAACCCAACTATGTTGAAACACCAGAAACTCAACCTGGTAAGCATAGGAAAAAGAAATCGATAGTTTGGGAGCACTTCACCATTGAAAATGTTGCTGTTGGGACTAGAAGGGCACAATGTAAGAAGTGCAAGCAATCGTTTGCATATAGTACAGGGTCAAAAGTAGCAGGAACTAGTCATCTGAAGCGCCATATTGCCAAAGGATCATGTCCGGTAGTCCTGCGTAATCAGCAGAATGATCAATTGACTCCATATAGTGCTCCTCCTAAGATGACTGGATATGGGGGTAGTAATGGTGCACCTAAAAGACGTTATCGAACTGCTTCTACTCCTTACGTTGCTTTTGATCCAGACCGTTGCCGCCAGGAAATCTCTAAGATGATTATCATGCATGATTATCCCCTTCACATGGTTGAGCATCCAGGATTTCTTACTTTTGTTCAGAATCTTCAGCCTcgttttgatatggtgagtttCAACACTGTGCAAGGAGATTGTGTGGCAACTTACCTTAGAGAAAAGCAAGCTATCCAGAAGGTGATTGAGGGAGTGCCTGGGTGGATCTGCTTAACACTAGATATGTGGTCCTCCCACCACACTGTGGGCTATGTATTCATAACTGGGCAGTATGTTGACAGTGAGTGGAAAATTCATAGGAAAATACTCAATGTCATCATGGAACCATATCCAGATTCTGAGACGGCTTTCAGCCACGCTGTTGCGGCTTGCCTTTCTGACTGGAGTATGGAGGGGAAGTTATTTTCTGTCACTATTAATCAACCACTGGGTGATGCTGCTATTGATAATCTTAGAGCTTTACTCTCTGTGAAGAACCCACTTGTGCTTAACGGTCAATTATTGGTTGGAAATTGTCTTGCTCGAACTTTAGGCAGCATTGCCCAAGATGCATTTAAAGTTGTGCAAGGCACTGTCAAAAAAGTTAGAGATAGTGTTAAGTATGTGAAAACATCGGAATCTCATGAGGAAAAGTTTATTGAGCTCAAACAGCAGCTTCAGGTGCCTAGCACAAAGATGCTGACCCTTGATGACCGAACTCAATGGAACACAACATATGAGATGTTGTTGGCTGCAACGGAGTTGAAGGAAGTATTTTCATGCTTGGATGCATTAGATCCTGATTTCAAAGATGCCCCATCATTGGAAGACTGGAAGCAAGTTGAGACTCTCTGCACTTACTTGAAAATCTTCTTTGACACTGCCAATCTCTTGACTGCACCAACAATTCCAACAACCAACACATTCTTCCATGAAGCGTGGAAAATTCAATTGGAATTGGCTCGTGCTGCAGCAAGTGAAGACCCATTCACCAGCAGACTTACCAAAATGATGCAAGAGATGTTTGATAATTATTGGAAGAGCTGTTGCTTAATGTTGGCTATTGCTGTAGTAATGGATCCACGCTTCAAAATGAAACTTGTGGAGTTCAGTTTTTCCAAAATATATGGAGAAGAAGCAGCCGCTTATGTGAAGACTGTTGAGGAAGGAATCCATGAGCTCTTCAATGAATATGTGGCTCTTCCTCTACCCCTAACCCCAACTTATGTTGAAGAAGTAAATGGCAGTGGTATGAGGCAGGAGGATGGCCAAGGCCTCGATGCTTCTTGTAACGGGCTTGGACTTACTGATTTTGACGTCTACATTATGGAGACTTCGAGCCAGCAGTCAAGGTCAGAACTTGATCAATATCTGGAAGAGTCCTTGCTGCCTCGTGTTCACGAGTTTGATGTGGTGGGTTGGTGGAAGCTCAACAGAATTAAGTACCCAACTTTGTCAAAAATGGCTCGTGACATCTTGTCAGTTCCTGTTTCAACAGTAACAGCTGATTCTATATTTAGCACAGTTAGCAAAGAGATGGATTACTACAGGTGTTCCTTGCGTCCTGAGACCGTGGAGGCCCTCATCTGTGCCAAGGACTGGCTTCAGAATGCATCTTTAGACACTGCACCTATACCAATAAAAATGGAAGTTCCGATTTAG